One region of Macadamia integrifolia cultivar HAES 741 chromosome 11, SCU_Mint_v3, whole genome shotgun sequence genomic DNA includes:
- the LOC122093983 gene encoding subtilisin-like protease SBT5.4 gives MEGFSRIPLFLLPILIFSMLQRPTFAIKKSYVVYLGSHSHGPEASQADFDLAADSHYEFLSDFVGGPKAAKESIFYCYTKHINGFAATFEEDKVTEIAKHPKVISVFPNTGRKLHTTRSWDFLGLEKNDTAQPGSIWEKARFGENTIIGNLDGGVWPESKSFSDVGYGPIPLRWKGGCTDTAPGRVRCNRKLIGAKAFNKGYLSATGKTFLTTRDVDDGHGTHTLSTAAGNFVQNASIFGFGKGTAKGGSPKARVASYKVCGKDSCYDADIIAAFDAAIHDGVDILSLSLGSGAQDYLKDGLAIGSFHAVKNGILVVASAGNEGPKEGSVSNVAPWLLTVGASTIDRQFTAIVKLGNNKQLKGQSLSQVSMPSNGKMYPLVTGDAARLKDAFADDALYCKEGTLDPVLVKGKILVCLTGQTKGQEKGAQALKAGAVGMIVVNEAILIPEAHLLPASQLSLTDSDVLYDYMKSTKAPTAYISPVTTELGMKPAPIMASFSSQGPNTVTPEILKPDITAPGVNILAAFSEAVSPSELPYDTRRVPFTVMSGTSMSCPHVAGVAGLLKTLYPHWSPAAIRSAIMTTASTRDNVRHPMMNSTNTRANPFNYGAGQVRPNSAMDPGLVYDLTPIDYLNFLCTIGYDQTSINLFSERPYRCPKPTTSLLDFNYPSITVPNLSGTVTMTRKLKNVGSSPATYKAMIRPPLGISVTLEPAILTFNSVGEEKTFKLTIKANRPGYAKDYVFGELKWFDGRHQVKSQIVVKAAAT, from the exons ATGGAGGGGTTCTCAAGGATTCCGCTTTTCcttcttcctattttgattTTCTCTATGTTGCAGAGACCCACGTTCGCCATAAAAAAG TCCTATGTGGTATACTTGGGATCACATTCACATGGTCCGGAAGCCTCACAAGCTGATTTTGATTTAGCTGCAGATTCTCATTACGAGTTTCTGTCAGATTTCGTTGGAGG ccccAAGGCCGCGAAAGAATCAATTTTTTACTGCTACACAAAGCATATCAATGGTTTTGCAGCAACCTTTGAAGAAGATAAAGTAACCGAGATTGCAA AGCATCCCAAGGTCATATCAGTCTTCCCGAACACAGGACGGAAATTGCATACAACCCGGTCATGGGATTTTCTTGGACTAGAGAAAAATGATACAGCTCAACCTGGGTCGATCTGGGAGAAGGCCAGATTTGGGGAAAATACAATTATTGGGAACCTTGACGGTG GTGTCTGGCCTGAATCAAAGAGTTTTAGCGATGTGGGGTATGGACCCATTCCACTAAGATGGAAAGGAGGCTGTACGGACACTGCCCCCGGCAGAGTTCGTTGCAACAG GAAGTTGATTGGCGCCAAGGCATTCAACAAAGGGTACCTATCGGCCACTGGCAAGACTTTCCTCACCACGCGCGACGTCGATGATGGTCATGGGACCCACACCTTATCGACGGCTGCCGGAAACTTTGTCCAAAACGCCAGCATTTTCGGTTTCGGAAAGGGCACGGCCAAGGGAGGATCGCCAAAGGCGCGTGTAGCCTCTTACAAGGTTTGCGGGAAGGACTCGTGCTACGACGCCGACATCATCGCCGCTTTCGATGCCGCCATCCACGACGGTGTCGACATTCTCTCCTTGTCCCTGGGATCCGGTGCCCAAGACTATTTAAAAGATGGACTGGCCATCGGCTCTTTCCACGCCGTCAAGAACGGTATCCTTGTGGTAGCCTCAGCCGGAAACGAAGGTCCGAAAGAAGGCTCCGTTTCCAACGTCGCCCCCTGGTTGTTGACGGTGGGCGCCAGCACCATTGATCGCCAGTTCACGGCCATCGTGAAGCTTGGTAACAATAAGCAGTTGAAAGGGCAGAGCCTCTCCCAGGTTTCCATGCCCTCGAACGGCAAGATGTACCCTCTGGTGACTGGTGACGCCGCGAGATTAAAGGACGCTTTTGCCGACGATGCCCTGTATTGCAAGGAAGGGACGCTGGACCCGGTGCTGGTAAAGGGGAAAATACTGGTGTGCTTAACTGGTCAGACCAAGGGACAGGAGAAGGGAGCGCAGGCACTCAAGGCAGGGGCTGTGGGGATGATAGTGGTTAACGAGGCCATTCTGATCCCCGAAGCTCATTTGCTCCCTGCGTCTCAATTGTCACTCACGGACAGTGATGTGTTATACGATTACATGAAGTCGACGAAAGCACCCACCGCTTACATCTCACCAGTCACGACGGAGCTAGGGATGAAGCCAGCACCTATAATGGCCTCATTCTCCTCCCAGGGACCCAACACTGTGACTCCCGAGATTCTCAAGCCAGACATTACTGCACCAGGAGTGAACATCCTCGCCGCCTTCTCCGAAGCAGTGTCACCCTCTGAATTGCCTTATGATACCAGACGAGTTCCCTTTACCGTTATGTCAGGCACGTCCATGTCCTGCCCTCACGTCGCTGGTGTTGCTGGCCTCCTCAAGACACTCTACCCACATTGGAGCCCCGCCGCCATCAGATCTGCCATTATGACTACCG CAAGTACAAGGGATAATGTGAGGCATCCGATGATGAATTCGACAAACACAAGAGCAAACCCATTCAACTACGGGGCGGGACAAGTTCGACCCAACAGTGCCATGGATCCTGGTTTGGTTTATGACCTAACCCCCATCGATTATTTGAACTTCCTATGTACCATTGGCTACGACCAAACTTCCATCAACCTCTTCTCTGAAAGACCATACAGATGCCCCAAGCCCACCACCAGTCTCCTGGATTTTAACTATCCTTCCATCACAGTACCTAACCTCTCCGGCACAGTCACTATGACGAGGAAACTAAAGAATGTTGGGTCATCTCCAGCTACATACAAGGCCATGATTCGACCTCCCTTGGGAATTTCTGTTACACTGGAACCAGCTATCTTGACATTTAATTCTGTTGGAGAAGAGAAAACATTCAAACTAACCATCAAGGCTAACCGTCCTGGTTATGCTAAAGACTACGTTTTTGGTGAACTTAAATGGTTCGATGGTCGTCACCAAGTCAAGAGTCAGATCGTGGTGAAGGCCGCTGCAACGTAG
- the LOC122093985 gene encoding subtilisin-like protease SBT5.4 has product MEGFSRLPLFLLPVLLFSMLQRPTFAIKKSYVVYLGSHSHGPEITQSHIDLASNSHYEFLSDFVGGTEQAKESIFYSYTKHINGFAATLEEEKAAEIAKHPRVISVFPNQELKLHTTRSWDFLGLEKNGKVQPGSIWEKANFGEDIIIANLDSGVWPESKSFSDEGYGPIPSRWKGGCTDTGADAVRCNRKLIGAKAFKEGPDVVGYPIKSNTTRDLVGHGTHSLSTAAGNFVQNANLFGLGNGTSKGGSPRARVASYNVCTRGCLDADVLAGFDAAIHDGVDILSLSIGNPRDYLYDGMAIGSFHAVRNGVLVVAAGGNDGPEPGTIGNVAPWLFTVAASTMDRQFSAYVKLGNNKNFKGDSLSSVSFPSDGKMYPLVSGAAARAKNASEENGKYCVPGSLDPELVKGKILMCFNKGLEGIQTGPTAISAGAVGIIFVIENNYLIPEAHLLPASQLSLTDGLAVYEYINSTKEPTAYISPVMTELGMKPAPVMASFSSQGPNNMTSEILKPDITAPGQSILASFTEAPGKGPSHMPFDTRRVAFNIDSGTSMAAPHVAGICGLLKKLHPHWSPAAIRSAVMTTASTRDNKMEPILNERKTRATPFNYGAGHVRPNSAMDPGLVYDLTPNDYLNFLCAIGYNQTTISLFSQQPYKCPSPAISLLDFNYPSITVPKLSGSATVRRTLKNVGSSPATYKVKIRPPSGISVSVEPEILKFDSVGQEKTFKLTLETKRPGYAKDYVFGNLKWSDGIHHVKSQIVVLSI; this is encoded by the exons ATGGAAGGGTTCTCAAGGCTTCCGCTTTTCCTTCTTCCTGTTTTGCTTTTCTCTATGTTGCAGAGACCCACATTCGCTATCAAAAAG TCTTATGTGGTGTACTTGGGATCACATTCACATGGTCCAGAAATCACACAAAGTCATATTGAtctagcttcaaattctcaTTACGAGTTTCTATCAGATTTCGTTGGAGG CACCGAGCAGGCCAAAGAATCGATTTTTTACAGCTACACAAAACATATCAATGGTTTTGCGGCGACccttgaagaagagaaagcaGCTGAGATCGCAA AGCATCCCAGGGTCATATCAGTCTTTCCAAACCAAGAACTAAAATTACATACAACCCGGTCCTGGGATTTTCTTGGACTCGAGAAAaatggtaaagttcaacctggTTCGATCTGGGAGAAGGCCAATTTTGGGGAAGATATAATTATTGCAAACCTTGACTCGG GTGTCTGGCCGGAATCAAAGAGCTTTAGCGATGAGGGGTATGGACCCATTCCATCAAGATGGAAAGGAGGTTGTACTGACACCGGTGCTGATGCAGTTCGTTGCAATAG GAAGTTGATTGGCGCCAAGGCCTTCAAAGAAGGACCCGATGTGGTAGGTTACCCAATTAAAAGTAATACCACACGTGACCTTGTTGGTCATGGGACACACTCCTTATCCACGGCTGCTGGAAACTTTGTCCAAAACGCCAACTTATTCGGATTGGGCAACGGCACGTCGAAGGGAGGATCGCCAAGAGCGCGTGTAGCCTCCTACAATGTGTGCACACGCGGGTGCCTCGACGCCGACGTCCTCGCTGGTTTCGATGCCGCCATCCATGACGGTGTCGACATTCTCTCTTTGTCCATAGGAAACCCCAGAGATTACTTGTATGACGGCATGGCCATCGGCTCTTTCCACGCAGTCAGGAACGGTGTCCTAGTGGTAGCAGCGGGAGGAAACGATGGTCCGGAGCCCGGTACAATCGGCAACGTGGCCCCCTGGTTGTTCACGGTGGCCGCCAGCACCATGGACCGCCAATTCTCGGCCTACGTGAAGCTTGGCAACAATAAGAATTTCAAAGGTGATAGTCTATCCTCAGTTTCCTTCCCCTCGGATGGTAAGATGTACCCTTTGGTGAGCGGTGCCGCCGCGAGGGCGAAGAACGCTTCGGAAGAGAATGGCAAGTATTGCGTTCCTGGGTCGCTGGACCCGGAGTTGGTAAAGGGGAAGATATTGATGTGCTTCAACAAGGGGTTGGAAGGGATTCAAACGGGACCAACCGCAATCTCAGCAGGGGCTGTGGGGATTATATTCGTTATCGAGAATAATTATTTGATCCCTGAAGCTCACTTGCTCCCTGCATCGCAATTGTCACTCACAGACGGTCTTGCGGTGTATGAGTATATAAACTCCACCAAAGAACCCACCGCTTACATCTCACCGGTCATGACGGAGCTGGGGATGAAACCAGCACCTGTGATGGCCTCATTCTCCTCCCAGGGACCCAACAACATGACTTCCGAGATTCTCAAGCCCGACATCACTGCACCAGGGCAGAGCATCCTCGCCTCCTTCACCGAAGCACCAGGAAAGGGGCCCTCCCATATGCCTTTCGATACCAGACGAGTTGCCTTCAACATCGATTCAGGGACGTCCATGGCCGCCCCTCACGTCGCTGGTATTTGTGGCCTCCTCAAGAAACTCCACCCCCATTGGAGCCCTGCCGCCATCAGATCTGCCGTCATGACCACCGCAAGTACGAGGGATAATAAGATGGAGCCGATACTGAATGAAAGAAAAACGAGAGCAACCCCATTCAACTATGGAGCTGGACATGTTCGTCCCAATAGTGCCATGGATCCTGGTTTGGTCTATGACCTAACCCCCAACGACTACTTGAACTTCCTGTGTGCCATTGGCTACAACCAAACTACAATCAGCCTCTTCTCCCAACAACCTTACAAATGCCCCAGCCCAGCCATCAGTCTCCTGGACTTCAATTATCCTTCCATCACAGTACCCAAACTCTCCGGCTCCGCCACTGTGAGGAGGACACTAAAGAATGTTGGGTCTTCTCCAGCTACATACAAGGTCAAGATTCGTCCTCCCTCTGGAATTTCTGTTTCGGTGGAGCCAGAGATCCTGAAATTTGATTCAGTTGGACAAGAGAAGACGTTCAAACTAACCCTCGAGACTAAGAGACCTGGTTATGCTAAAGACTACGTATTTGGCAACCTTAAATGGTCTGATGGGATTCACCATGTCAAGAGTCAGATAGTAGTTCTATCCATATAA